A stretch of Eulemur rufifrons isolate Redbay chromosome 5, OSU_ERuf_1, whole genome shotgun sequence DNA encodes these proteins:
- the TUBB6 gene encoding tubulin beta-6 chain isoform X4, with translation MDSVRSGPFGQLFRPDNFIFGQTGAGNNWAKGHYTEGAELVDAVLDVVRKECEHCDCLQGFQLTHSLGGGTGSGMGTLLISKIREEYPDRIMNTFSVMPSPKVSDTVVEPYNATLSVHQLVENTDETYCIDNEALYDICFRTLKLTTPTYGDLNHLVSATMSGVTTSLRFPGQLNADLRKLAVNMVPFPRLHFFMPGFAPLTSRGSQQYRALTVPELTQQMFDAKNMMAACDPRHGRYLTVATVFRGPMSMKEVDEQMLAIQNKNSSYFVEWIPNNVKVAVCDIPPRGLKMAATFIGNSTAIQELFKRISEQFSAMFRRKAFLHWFTGEGMDEMEFTEAESNMNDLVSEYQQYQDATVNDGEEAFEDDEEEINE, from the coding sequence GCCAGACGGGCGCAGGGAACAACTGGGCGAAGGGCCACTACACGGAGGGCGCGGAGCTGGTGGACGCGGTCCTGGACGTGGTGCGGAAGGAGTGCGAGCACTGCGACTGCCTGCAGGGCTTCCAGCTGACGCACTCGCTGGGCGGCGGCACGGGGTCCGGCATGGGCACCCTGCTCATCAGCAAGATCCGCGAGGAGTACCCCGACCGCATCATGAACACCTTCAGCGTCATGCCCTCGCCCAAGGTGTCGGACACGGTGGTGGAGCCCTACAACGCCACCCTGTCCGTGCACCAGCTGGTGGAGAACACGGACGAGACCTACTGCATCGACAACGAGGCGCTCTACGACATCTGCTTCCGCACGCTCAAGCTGACCACGCCGACCTACGGGGACCTCAACCACCTGGTGTCGGCCACCATGAGCGGGGTCACCACCTCGCTGCGCTTCCCGGGCCAGCTCAACGCCGACCTGCGCAAGCTGGCCGTGAACATGGTGCCCTTCCCGCGCCTGCACTTCTTCATGCCGGGCTTCGCGCCGCTGACCAGCCGGGGCAGCCAGCAGTACCGCGCGCTCACGGTGCCCGAGCTCACGCAGCAGATGTTCGACGCCAAGAACATGATGGCCGCCTGCGACCCGCGCCACGGCCGCTACCTGACCGTGGCCACCGTCTTCCGCGGCCCCATGTCCATGAAGGAGGTGGACGAGCAGATGCTGGCCATCCAGAACAAGAACAGCAGCTACTTCGTGGAGTGGATCCCCAACAACGTCAAGGTGGCCGTGTGCGACATCCCGCCGCGCGGCCTGAAGATGGCGGCCACCTTCATCGGCAACAGCACGGCCATCCAGGAGCTGTTCAAGCGCATCTCGGAGCAGTTCTCGGCCATGTTCCGGCGCAAGGCCTTCCTGCACTGGTTCACGGGCGAGGGCATGGACGAGATGGAGTTCACCGAGGCCGAGAGCAACATGAACGACCTGGTGTCCGAGTACCAGCAGTACCAGGACGCCACCGTCAACGACGGGGAGGAGGCTTTTGAGGATGACGAAGAGGAGATCAACGAATAG